A window of Nicotiana tabacum cultivar K326 chromosome 24, ASM71507v2, whole genome shotgun sequence contains these coding sequences:
- the LOC107769036 gene encoding FT-interacting protein 3, translated as MQRPPQEDFSLKETKPHLGGGKVTGDKLTSTYDLVEQMQYLYVRVVKAKDLPGKDVTGSLDPYVEVRLGNYRGTTRHFEKKSNPEWSQVFAFSKDRIQASVLEVTVKDKDLVKDDFVGRVMFDLNEIPKRVPPDSPLAPQWYRLEDRNGNKVKGELMLAVWMGTQADEAFPESWHSDAATVSGADALANIRSKVYLSPKLWYLRVNVIEAQDLIPGDRSRFPEVYVKAILGNQALRTRVSMSKTINPMWNEDLMFVAAEPFEEPLILSVEDRVAPNKDEVLGRCAIPLQYIDRRLDHRPINSKWYNLEKHIIVEGEKKKEIKFASRLHMRLYLEGGYHVLDESTHYSSDLRPTAKQLWKSSIGVLELGVLNAQGLSPMKTKDGRATTDAYCVAKYGQKWVRTRTIIDSFAPKWNEQYTWEVFDPCTVITIGVFDNCHLHGGDKSGGARDSRIGKVRIRLSTLETDRVYTHSYPLLVLHPTGVKKMGEIHLAVRFTCSSLMNMMHMYSQPLLPKMHYIHPLTVSQLDSLRHQATQIVSMRLNRAEPPLRKEIVEYMLDVGSHMWSMRKSKANFFRIMGVLGGLIAIGKWFDQICNWKNPITTVLIHILFLILVLYPELILPTIFLYLFLIGVWYYRWRPRNPPHMDTRLSCADNAHPDELDEEFDTFPTSRPPDIVRMRYDRLRSIAGRIQTVVGDLATQGERLQSLLSWRDPRATALFVIFCLIAAIVLYVTPFQVVALLTGFYVLRHPRFRHKLPSAPLNFFRRLPARTDCML; from the coding sequence ATGCAGAGACCACCACAAGAAGATTTTTCACTTAAGGAGACCAAACCCCACCTTGGTGGAGGGAAGGTCACGGGTGATAAGCTTACTAGTACCTATGACTTGGTTGAGCAAATGCAGTATCTTTATGTTCGGGTGGTGAAAGCAAAGGACTTACCTGGGAAGGATGTTACTGGTAGTCTTGATCCTTATGTTGAGGTCAGGCTCGGAAATTATAGGGGTACCACCCGTCATTTTGAGAAGAAGTCAAATCCCGAATGGAGTCAGGTGTTTGCTTTTTCCAAGGATCGGATTCAGGCTTCTGTACTTGAGGTGACTGTGAAAGATAAGGATCTTGTTAAGGATGATTTTGTTGGTCGCGTTATGTTTGATTTGAATGAGATCCCAAAAAGGGTACCCCCGGATAGTCCTCTTGCTCCGCAGTGGTATAGGTTGGAGGACAGAAATGGTAACAAAGTTAAAGGAGAGTTGATGTTGGCTGTTTGGATGGGTACTCAAGCTGATGAGGCTTTTCCTGAATCTTGGCATTCCGATGCTGCGACTGTTAGTGGTGCTGATGCTCTTGCAAATATAAGGTCCAAGGTATACCTCTCACCAAAGCTGTGGTACCTTAGAGTTAATGTAATTGAAGCTCAGGACTTGATTCCCGGTGACAGAAGTAGGTTTCCAGAAGTTTATGTGAAGGCCATCCTTGGAAATCAGGCATTGAGAACAAGAGTTTCAATGAGCAAGACTATTAATCCGATGTGGAATGAGGATCTGATGTTTGTAGCAGCAGAACCATTTGAGGAGCCACTGATTTTGAGTGTGGAAGATAGAGTTGCACCAAACAAGGACGAAGTTCTCGGAAGGTGTGCTATTCCTTTGCAGTATATTGATAGGAGGTTGGACCACAGACCTATTAACAGTAAGTGGTATAAtcttgaaaagcatattatcgtTGAGggagaaaagaagaaggaaatcAAGTTTGCAAGCAGGCTTCACATGAGACTATATTTGGAAGGAGGCTACCATGTTCTGGACGAGTCAACCCATTACAGTAGTGATCTTAGACCAACTGCAAAACAGTTGTGGAAGTCCAGCATTGGTGTCCTAGAGTTGGGTGTTCTGAATGCTCAGGGCCTCTCGCCAATGAAAACAAAGGATGGGCGGGCAACAACAGATGCCTATTGTGTTGCCAAATATGGGCAAAAATGGGTTCGAACAAGGACAATTATAGATAGCTTTGCTCCCAAGTGGAACGAGCAATACACTTGGGAAGTATTTGATCCATGCACTGTCATAACTATTGGTGTATTTGATAATTGTCATCTGCATGGAGGAGATAAATCTGGAGGGGCAAGGGACTCGAGGATTGGGAAAGTCAGGATCCGTCTTTCAACTCTTGAAACAGATCgcgtctacacacattcttatccACTACTAGTTTTGCATCCTACTGGGGTGAAGAAGATGGGTGAAATTCACTTGGCTGTAAGATTTACTTGCTCATCATTAATGAATATGATGCATATGTATTCTCAGCCACTGCTACCTAAAATGCACTATATTCATCCTTTAACTGTTAGCCAGCTTGACAGCTTAAGGCATCAAGCCACTCAGATTGTGTCAATGAGGCTGAATCGTGCTGAGCCACCTTTGAGGAAAGAGATAGTGGAGTATATGTTGGATGTTGGTTCCCACATGTGGAGTATGAGGAAAAGCAAAGCCAATTTTTTCAGGATTATGGGTGTTTTAGGCGGATTAATTGCTATTGGAAAATGGTTCGATCAAATTTGCAATTGGAAAAACCCCATTACGACCGTTCTGATCCATATCTTGTTCTTGATACTGGTCCTATATCCAGAACTTATTCTGCCTACCATTTTCCTTTATCTCTTCTTAATCGGAGTTTGGTATTACAGATGGAGGCCTAGAAATCCTCCCCACATGGATACTCGTCTTTCTTGTGCTGATAATGCTCATCCTGATGAATTAGACGAAGAATTTGATACTTTCCCTACTTCACGTCCTCCTGATATTGTTCGGATGAGGTATGACCGTTTGAGAAGTATTGCTGGACGGATTCAGACTGTGGTTGGTGATTTGGCTACTCAAGGGGAGAGGCTGCAGTCTTTGCTGAGTTGGAGGGACCCTAGAGCAACagcattgtttgttattttctgcTTGATTGCTGCCATTGTGCTCTATGTCACGCCTTTCCAAGTTGTGGCACTCTTAACTGGATTTTATGTGTTAAGACATCCGCGGTTCCGTCACAAGCTACCATCTGCGCCGCTCAATTTCTTCAGACGATTGCCTGCAAGAACAGACTGCATGCTATGA